A genomic region of Longimicrobium sp. contains the following coding sequences:
- a CDS encoding MSMEG_3727 family PQQ-associated protein — MRVGTLGKVAATAVLAASLSSCNYVKLLRPSVLRQLNPRMVNLVNYLPKVEDPNEAIVARLFAHGGLSHAERGADGVYRQSVRIPPGEYIWQPAIIVVPQGGELELEFQNDDPFSYHAVALPHEGNRQAMMLPMQTRGRARITLDAPGMYWFGCPVANHAPRGMLGLVLVEGEVPAEAKLDRPRQRRP, encoded by the coding sequence ATGAGGGTGGGAACGTTGGGAAAGGTGGCGGCCACCGCAGTCCTGGCGGCATCGCTGAGCTCGTGCAACTACGTGAAGCTCCTGCGGCCCAGCGTGCTGCGCCAGCTGAACCCGCGGATGGTGAACCTGGTCAACTACCTGCCGAAGGTGGAAGACCCCAACGAGGCCATCGTCGCCCGCCTCTTCGCCCATGGCGGCCTTAGCCACGCCGAGCGCGGCGCGGACGGCGTGTATCGCCAGTCCGTGCGCATTCCCCCCGGCGAGTACATCTGGCAGCCCGCCATCATCGTGGTCCCGCAGGGCGGAGAGCTGGAACTGGAGTTCCAGAACGACGATCCGTTCTCGTATCACGCCGTAGCGCTTCCGCACGAGGGCAACCGCCAGGCGATGATGCTGCCGATGCAGACGCGCGGGCGCGCCCGGATCACACTCGACGCGCCGGGGATGTACTGGTTCGGCTGCCCCGTGGCCAACCACGCCCCCCGCGGCATGCTGGGGCTGGTGCTGGTGGAGGGCGAAGTGCCCGCCGAGGCGAAGCTGGACCGTCCCCGCCAGCGCCGGCCGTAA
- a CDS encoding TIGR01777 family oxidoreductase: MSVSTPTSPAPSMRVAITGSTGLIGAALVDRLRTEGHTVSRLVRSRAKAGPGDVMWDPGAGTIDAAALEGVDAVVHLAGENVGTRWTEEKKRQIVESRVNGTRLIAQTIAGLQRKPRVLVQASATGIYGDRGDEAVDESSAPGTGFLADVGRQWEAASAPAEQAGIRVVKLRFGVVLSRKGGALQRLLLPFQMGVGGPIGSGRQWMPWLSLPDAVEIVLAAIRDDRLHGPVNAIAGSVRNADFTAALGRAVNRPALIPVPGFGLRLVFGEMADEALLASQRAEPRRLREIGFTYRHPTIDDALHAALRDG, from the coding sequence ATGAGCGTTTCCACGCCGACCTCCCCCGCCCCGTCCATGCGCGTGGCCATCACCGGCTCCACCGGCCTGATCGGGGCCGCGCTCGTGGACCGGCTCCGGACGGAGGGGCACACCGTTTCGCGCCTGGTCCGCTCGCGCGCCAAGGCCGGGCCGGGTGACGTGATGTGGGACCCCGGCGCGGGAACCATCGACGCCGCGGCGCTCGAAGGGGTGGATGCCGTCGTTCACCTGGCCGGCGAGAACGTCGGTACGCGGTGGACGGAGGAGAAGAAGCGGCAGATCGTGGAAAGCCGTGTCAACGGGACGCGGCTGATCGCCCAGACGATCGCGGGGCTGCAGCGGAAGCCGCGCGTGCTGGTGCAGGCATCGGCGACGGGGATCTACGGGGACCGCGGGGACGAGGCCGTCGATGAATCAAGCGCGCCCGGCACCGGCTTCCTCGCGGACGTGGGACGGCAGTGGGAAGCCGCCTCCGCACCCGCCGAGCAGGCGGGCATCCGCGTGGTGAAGCTGCGATTCGGCGTCGTGCTGAGCCGCAAGGGCGGCGCGCTGCAGCGGCTGCTGCTCCCTTTCCAGATGGGCGTCGGCGGGCCCATCGGCAGCGGGCGGCAGTGGATGCCCTGGCTTTCGCTCCCCGACGCGGTGGAGATCGTGCTGGCAGCCATCCGCGACGACCGGCTACACGGCCCCGTGAACGCCATCGCCGGCAGTGTGCGCAACGCCGACTTCACCGCGGCGCTCGGCCGGGCCGTCAACCGCCCCGCGCTGATCCCCGTCCCCGGCTTCGGCCTGCGCCTGGTGTTCGGGGAGATGGCCGACGAGGCGCTTCTCGCCAGCCAGCGCGCCGAGCCCCGGCGCCTGCGCGAGATCGGCTTCACCTACCGTCATCCCACGATCGACGACGCCCTGCACGCCGCTCTCCGCGACGGCTGA
- a CDS encoding PQQ-dependent dehydrogenase, methanol/ethanol family, giving the protein MRTAYLAVLALSAAACAGPRPQYPVTRTAAPFPAYNEAIRGTAPNVTATVTGDRLTRARSEPQNWMTYYGAYDGQRFSSLDQINTTNVSRLRPAWNFQFAPIGLIATPATYSFEAAPIVVDGVMFVSGWDGYVWALDAVTGQVLWQYQHAIPLDVPLCCGNVNRGVAVAKGKVIMATQNAHLVALDATNGQKVWEQVFGDVRAGESATMAPLVVKNMVIVGSSGAEYGVRGHMDAFDIDTGRRIWRRYNVPRPGEAGIETWGGGDAWERGGGTAWITGTYDPELDLVYWGTGNPGPVFDDRERPGANLYTSSVVAFDPDDGVTRWHYQWTPTDVWDYDGVNENILIDRDGRKLLAHFDRNGYFFVLDRTNGQLVSVSPFARTTWGDIDRTGRVTPRLKPTTQGTEICPGPAGAKEWPHAAYNPRTGLLYAPVIEACAEFRLRPVEFREGLYYLGGEAEVKGEQWGQVKAIDPVTGREAWSWRAPHPMVASILTTAGDLVFTGEPNGYFSAWNARTGEVLWRYQTGNGIHSNPVTYSVNGKQYIAVPTGWGGWLEGFAPEMFGAPRGTSLYVFALPD; this is encoded by the coding sequence ATGCGCACAGCCTATCTCGCCGTTCTGGCGCTTTCGGCCGCCGCCTGCGCGGGACCCCGGCCGCAGTATCCCGTCACCCGCACGGCCGCCCCGTTTCCCGCGTACAACGAGGCCATCCGCGGCACCGCGCCCAACGTCACCGCCACCGTCACCGGCGATCGCCTGACGCGCGCCCGGAGCGAGCCGCAAAACTGGATGACGTACTACGGCGCGTATGACGGGCAGCGGTTCAGCTCGCTGGACCAGATCAACACCACCAACGTGTCGCGGCTGCGCCCCGCGTGGAACTTCCAATTCGCCCCCATCGGGCTGATCGCCACCCCCGCCACCTATTCGTTCGAGGCGGCGCCCATCGTGGTGGACGGCGTGATGTTCGTTTCCGGGTGGGACGGCTACGTGTGGGCGCTGGACGCCGTCACCGGGCAGGTGCTGTGGCAGTACCAGCACGCGATTCCGCTGGACGTTCCGCTCTGCTGCGGCAACGTGAACCGCGGCGTGGCGGTGGCCAAGGGCAAGGTGATCATGGCCACCCAGAACGCGCACCTCGTGGCCCTCGATGCCACCAACGGCCAGAAGGTGTGGGAGCAGGTGTTCGGCGACGTGCGCGCGGGCGAGAGCGCCACGATGGCGCCGCTCGTCGTGAAGAACATGGTGATCGTGGGCAGCTCCGGCGCCGAGTACGGTGTGCGCGGGCACATGGATGCCTTCGACATCGATACCGGCCGGCGCATCTGGCGCCGGTACAACGTGCCGCGCCCCGGCGAGGCCGGCATCGAGACGTGGGGCGGCGGCGACGCGTGGGAGCGCGGCGGAGGCACGGCCTGGATCACCGGCACGTACGATCCGGAGCTGGACCTGGTATACTGGGGCACGGGCAACCCCGGACCAGTGTTCGACGACCGCGAGCGCCCCGGAGCCAACCTGTACACCAGCTCCGTCGTCGCCTTCGATCCGGACGACGGCGTCACCCGCTGGCACTACCAGTGGACCCCGACGGACGTGTGGGACTACGACGGGGTGAACGAGAACATCCTGATCGACCGCGACGGGCGGAAGCTGCTGGCCCACTTCGACCGCAACGGCTACTTCTTCGTCCTGGACCGCACCAACGGGCAGCTGGTGAGCGTGTCGCCCTTCGCCCGGACCACCTGGGGCGACATCGACCGCACCGGCCGCGTGACGCCGCGGCTGAAGCCGACGACGCAGGGCACGGAGATCTGCCCCGGTCCCGCCGGCGCCAAGGAGTGGCCGCACGCCGCGTACAACCCGCGGACGGGCCTGCTGTACGCCCCCGTCATCGAGGCGTGCGCCGAGTTCCGCCTGCGTCCCGTGGAGTTCCGCGAAGGGCTGTACTATCTGGGCGGCGAAGCCGAGGTGAAGGGCGAGCAGTGGGGCCAGGTGAAGGCGATCGATCCGGTCACGGGGCGCGAGGCGTGGTCGTGGCGCGCGCCGCACCCGATGGTGGCGTCCATCCTGACCACGGCGGGTGACCTGGTGTTCACGGGCGAGCCCAACGGCTACTTCAGCGCCTGGAACGCGCGCACGGGCGAGGTGCTGTGGCGCTATCAGACGGGCAACGGCATCCACAGCAATCCCGTGACGTACTCGGTGAACGGCAAGCAGTACATCGCCGTCCCAACGGGCTGGGGGGGCTGGCTGGAAGGCTTCGCGCCGGAGATGTTCGGCGCGCCGCGCGGCACGTCGCTGTACGTGTTCGCGCTGCCGGACTGA